A genomic region of Streptosporangium lutulentum contains the following coding sequences:
- the urtB gene encoding urea ABC transporter permease subunit UrtB, translating into MEAFLNQLPIGLSIGAVLLLIALGLTFTFGQMGVINMAHGEFIMAGAYTAYLLQDLTGRMAVIVALPVAFLVAGLMGLILERTAIRHFYGRPLDTLLLTWGVSLVLQQLARDLFGAPNVQVQAPTWLQGGIGSLPYNRLFIFALALATVVGIWAYMNRTGQGRRMQAVMQNRQLAAVSGINTGRVDQRTFFIGSGLAGVAGVALTLIGPVGPALGTYYIVDAFLVVVAGGLGQLRGAVIAAAGLGLLNSYAEFWSDASLAKVVVFAAIIAFLQFRPQGLFVLRSRALT; encoded by the coding sequence GTGGAGGCTTTTCTCAACCAGCTGCCGATCGGCCTGTCCATCGGCGCCGTACTGCTTCTCATCGCGCTCGGGCTGACGTTCACGTTCGGCCAGATGGGCGTGATCAACATGGCCCACGGCGAGTTCATCATGGCCGGGGCGTACACCGCCTACCTGCTCCAGGACCTCACGGGCCGGATGGCCGTGATCGTGGCCCTGCCGGTGGCGTTCCTGGTCGCGGGGCTGATGGGGCTGATCCTGGAGCGGACCGCGATCAGGCACTTCTACGGCCGCCCGCTCGACACCCTGCTTCTCACCTGGGGTGTCAGCCTCGTGCTCCAGCAACTCGCCCGCGACCTCTTCGGGGCGCCCAACGTCCAGGTCCAGGCGCCCACCTGGCTGCAGGGCGGGATCGGGTCCCTGCCGTACAACCGGCTGTTCATCTTCGCCCTCGCGCTCGCCACCGTCGTCGGCATCTGGGCCTACATGAACCGCACCGGCCAGGGCCGCCGGATGCAGGCCGTGATGCAGAACCGGCAGCTCGCCGCCGTCAGCGGCATCAACACCGGCCGCGTGGACCAGCGCACCTTCTTCATCGGCTCGGGTCTCGCCGGGGTCGCCGGGGTGGCACTCACCCTGATCGGCCCGGTCGGCCCGGCCCTCGGCACCTACTACATCGTCGACGCCTTCCTCGTGGTCGTCGCCGGCGGACTCGGCCAGCTGCGCGGAGCGGTCATCGCCGCCGCGGGGCTCGGCCTCCTCAACTCCTACGCCGAGTTCTGGAGCGACGCCAGTCTGGCGAAGGTCGTCGTGTTCGCCGCGATCATCGCCTTCCTCCAGTTCCGGCCGCAGGGCCTGTTCGTACTCCGATCGAGGGCGCTGACTTGA
- the urtA gene encoding urea ABC transporter substrate-binding protein has protein sequence MRNSVWRSGVAVAALAIALTACGGEAPASESASVAGDTIKVGILHSLSGTMAISEVTVRDAELLAIEEINASGGVLGKKLAPVVEDGASDWPTFAEKATKLIRQDKVATTFGGWTSASRKAMLPVFERSKALLWYPVQYEGLESSPYIFYTGATTNQQIIPGLDYLKEQGKKKIFLVGSDYVFPRTANKIIKAYAAANGMEVLGEEYTPLGHTEYSTLTNKVVQAKPDAVFNTLNGDSNVAFFKQLNSAGITAQEMPVLSVSVAEEEVKGIGVDNIAGHPVAWNYYQTTETPANEKFVAAFKAKYGADKVTSDPMEAGYNAVYLWAEAVKKAGTVEVEAVRKAAGGIAVERPEGLVTIDGENQHMYKTARIGVVQPDGLIKEVWNSGEPIKPDPYLKGYPWASGLSDG, from the coding sequence TTGAGGAATTCAGTCTGGCGCTCCGGTGTCGCCGTCGCGGCGCTGGCCATCGCCCTCACCGCGTGTGGCGGCGAAGCCCCGGCGAGCGAGAGCGCCTCGGTCGCCGGTGACACCATCAAGGTCGGCATCCTGCATTCCCTGAGTGGCACCATGGCCATCAGTGAGGTGACCGTCAGGGACGCCGAGCTGCTCGCCATCGAGGAGATCAACGCGTCCGGCGGAGTGCTCGGCAAGAAGCTCGCCCCCGTCGTGGAGGACGGGGCCTCCGACTGGCCGACCTTCGCGGAGAAGGCCACCAAACTGATCCGGCAGGACAAGGTCGCCACCACCTTCGGCGGCTGGACCTCGGCCAGCCGCAAGGCGATGCTGCCGGTCTTCGAGCGGAGCAAGGCCCTGCTCTGGTACCCGGTGCAGTACGAGGGGCTGGAGAGCTCGCCGTACATCTTCTACACCGGCGCCACCACCAACCAGCAGATCATCCCCGGCCTGGACTACCTCAAGGAGCAGGGCAAGAAGAAGATCTTCCTGGTCGGCAGCGACTACGTCTTCCCCCGCACCGCCAACAAGATCATCAAGGCGTACGCGGCGGCGAACGGGATGGAGGTCCTCGGTGAGGAGTACACCCCGCTCGGCCACACCGAGTACAGCACGCTGACCAACAAGGTCGTCCAGGCCAAGCCGGACGCGGTCTTCAACACGCTCAACGGCGACAGCAACGTCGCGTTCTTCAAGCAGCTCAACAGCGCCGGGATCACCGCGCAGGAGATGCCCGTGCTGTCGGTGAGCGTCGCCGAGGAAGAGGTCAAGGGCATCGGCGTGGACAACATCGCCGGCCACCCGGTCGCCTGGAACTACTACCAGACCACCGAGACCCCGGCCAACGAGAAGTTCGTGGCCGCGTTCAAGGCCAAGTACGGCGCCGACAAGGTGACCTCCGACCCGATGGAGGCCGGATACAACGCGGTCTACCTCTGGGCGGAGGCGGTCAAGAAGGCCGGGACCGTGGAGGTCGAGGCCGTAAGGAAGGCCGCGGGAGGAATCGCCGTCGAGCGCCCCGAGGGCCTGGTCACCATCGACGGCGAGAACCAGCACATGTACAAGACGGCCCGGATCGGGGTCGTCCAGCCCGACGGCCTCATCAAGGAGGTCTGGAACTCCGGCGAACCGATCAAGCCCGACCCCTACCTGAAGGGCTACCCCTGGGCGAGCGGTCTGTCCGACGGCTGA